The following coding sequences lie in one Stenotrophomonas rhizophila genomic window:
- a CDS encoding GNAT family N-acetyltransferase, with the protein MSIVIRDVREHELDSVLALNNNAGLAILPLDAARLRLFYETAEYFRVAERDGNLAGFLIGFGSDSQHDSSNFAWFQQQLDSKFFYIDRIVVASRRRGGGVGRAFYADAQSYAELRYPQMTCEVFLDHGADAALLFHGSFGFREVGQNNMAHVDVRASMLLKDLCSYQWVHATYGDQLPDVPWVGHRREPLRAHRPTGT; encoded by the coding sequence ATGTCGATTGTCATCCGCGACGTGCGCGAGCACGAGCTCGATTCCGTCCTGGCCCTGAACAACAACGCCGGCCTGGCCATCCTGCCGCTGGATGCCGCCCGCCTGCGCCTGTTCTATGAAACCGCTGAGTATTTCCGCGTCGCCGAGCGCGACGGCAACCTGGCCGGCTTTTTGATCGGCTTCGGCAGCGACAGCCAGCACGACAGCAGCAACTTCGCCTGGTTCCAGCAGCAGCTGGACAGCAAATTCTTCTATATCGACCGCATCGTGGTCGCCAGCCGCCGTCGCGGCGGTGGCGTCGGCCGTGCTTTCTATGCCGATGCACAGAGCTACGCCGAGCTGCGCTACCCGCAGATGACCTGCGAGGTGTTCCTGGACCACGGCGCCGACGCGGCGCTGCTGTTCCATGGCAGCTTCGGCTTCCGCGAGGTCGGGCAGAACAACATGGCCCACGTCGACGTGCGCGCCAGCATGCTGCTCAAGGACCTGTGCAGTTACCAGTGGGTACACGCTACCTACGGCGACCAGCTGCCCGACGTGCCCTGGGTGGGCCATCGTCGCGAGCCGCTGCGTGCGCACCGGCCGACGGGGACCTGA
- a CDS encoding sensor histidine kinase, with the protein MLGYLSQTRVLRLAGLFTWVMVGLPVVYSQYESLLRHRGDGLDSWAVWLFTAYLTFGACYFWLTRGLRDGGGHSAWYDRVVLLLLTTSALGVSYLSGSGLGSILMMVAAGVIPWMLQVRGGVLWLLLSQLAVLPVYYLILRMPLFEALMQSLLYGGFSMFIFVTSLVARQQTDAREEQRRLNTELRATRVLLAESARVNERTRISRELHDLLGHHLTALSLNLEVAGHLTDGQAQEHVHQAHTLAKLLLTDVREAVSQIRDSGAIDLAAALRPLTEQVPSLAIHLDIAEPLNVEDPERAHVLLRCTQEIITNAVRHANARNLWIQVRRESGGEVVIQAHDDGVGADGIVVGNGLRGMRERLYQCGGELQIETRRGQGFRLRASVPGAPVLMLAPVT; encoded by the coding sequence ATGTTGGGATACCTGAGCCAAACCCGAGTACTGCGACTGGCCGGCCTGTTCACCTGGGTCATGGTCGGCCTGCCCGTGGTCTATTCCCAATACGAGTCGCTGCTGCGCCACCGTGGCGACGGCCTGGACAGCTGGGCGGTCTGGCTGTTCACCGCCTACCTCACCTTCGGCGCCTGCTACTTCTGGCTGACCCGCGGCCTGCGCGATGGCGGCGGCCATTCGGCCTGGTACGACCGGGTGGTGCTGCTGCTGCTCACCACCTCGGCGCTGGGCGTGAGCTACCTGAGCGGGTCGGGCCTGGGCAGCATCCTGATGATGGTGGCCGCCGGGGTCATCCCCTGGATGCTGCAGGTGCGCGGTGGGGTCCTGTGGCTGTTGCTCAGCCAGCTGGCGGTGCTGCCGGTGTACTACCTGATCCTGCGCATGCCGCTGTTCGAGGCGCTGATGCAGTCGCTGCTGTATGGCGGGTTCTCCATGTTCATCTTCGTGACCAGCCTGGTCGCGCGGCAGCAGACCGACGCCCGTGAAGAACAGCGCCGGCTCAACACGGAGCTGCGTGCCACCCGCGTGCTGCTGGCCGAGAGCGCCCGGGTCAACGAGCGCACCCGCATCTCGCGGGAACTGCACGACCTGCTGGGCCACCACCTCACCGCGCTCAGCCTGAACCTGGAAGTGGCTGGCCACCTCACCGACGGCCAGGCCCAGGAGCATGTGCACCAGGCCCATACCCTGGCCAAGCTGCTGCTCACCGACGTGCGCGAGGCGGTCAGCCAGATCCGCGACAGTGGCGCCATCGACCTGGCCGCCGCGCTGCGCCCGCTCACCGAACAGGTGCCGTCGCTGGCCATCCACCTGGACATCGCCGAACCGCTGAACGTCGAAGACCCCGAGCGCGCCCATGTGCTGCTGCGCTGCACCCAGGAAATCATCACCAACGCGGTGCGCCACGCCAACGCGCGCAACCTGTGGATCCAGGTCCGGCGCGAAAGTGGCGGCGAAGTGGTCATTCAGGCGCATGATGACGGGGTGGGCGCGGACGGCATCGTGGTCGGCAATGGCCTGCGCGGCATGCGTGAACGCTTGTATCAATGTGGCGGTGAGCTGCAGATTGAAACCCGCCGGGGTCAGGGCTTCCGCCTGCGCGCCTCGGTTCCCGGCGCGCCAGTGCTGATGCTGGCCCCCGTTACTTGA
- a CDS encoding DNA-3-methyladenine glycosylase family protein, giving the protein MPRFARGFDVAEAHAWLSRRDRRLGTWMKRLGPIDAQPGWAKRFDPVDALARAILFQQLSGKAASTIVGRVEVAIGSQRLHADTLGRIDDAALRTCGVSGNKALALRDLARREADGQIPDLRRMSVMGHDAIIDALVPIRGIGRWTVEMMLMFRLGRPDILPIDDLGIRKGAQRVDKAETMPTPKELQARGEKWGPYRTYASLYLWRIADFSADAKEATNRSQD; this is encoded by the coding sequence ATGCCACGCTTCGCTCGCGGCTTCGACGTAGCGGAGGCACACGCCTGGCTGAGCCGGCGCGACCGCCGCCTGGGCACGTGGATGAAACGGCTGGGTCCGATTGATGCCCAGCCCGGCTGGGCCAAGCGCTTCGACCCGGTCGATGCGCTGGCGCGCGCGATCCTGTTCCAGCAGCTCAGCGGCAAGGCCGCCTCGACCATCGTGGGGCGGGTAGAGGTAGCCATTGGCAGCCAGCGCCTGCATGCCGATACGCTGGGCCGCATCGACGACGCCGCGTTGCGCACCTGCGGGGTATCGGGCAACAAGGCACTGGCGCTGCGCGACCTGGCCCGGCGCGAAGCCGACGGCCAGATTCCCGACCTGCGCCGGATGTCGGTGATGGGGCACGACGCGATCATCGACGCGCTGGTGCCGATCCGCGGCATCGGCCGCTGGACCGTGGAAATGATGCTGATGTTCCGCCTGGGCCGCCCGGACATCCTGCCCATCGACGACCTGGGCATCCGCAAGGGCGCCCAGCGCGTGGACAAGGCCGAGACCATGCCCACCCCGAAGGAACTGCAGGCGCGCGGCGAGAAGTGGGGCCCGTACCGCACCTACGCCAGCCTGTACCTGTGGCGCATCGCCGATTTCAGCGCGGACGCCAAAGAAGCAACCAACCGCTCGCAGGACTAG
- a CDS encoding response regulator, whose product MIRVCLVDDQTLVRQGIRSLLALDDGIEVVAEAADGRQAVEVVPQIRPDVVLMDMRMPVMSGLEALQMLSRLGQLPPTIILTTFDDDQLVLAGLKAGAKGYLLKDVTLEQLVGAIRTVADGGSLVQPAVTQRLLSGLEHMRNEFVSLDRPDPLTDRETEILRLMASGFSNKEIANSLGVAEGTIKNHVSNILSKLGVRDRTRAVLKAFELQLV is encoded by the coding sequence ATGATTCGCGTCTGCCTGGTCGACGACCAAACCCTGGTGCGGCAGGGGATCCGCTCGCTGTTGGCGCTCGACGACGGGATAGAAGTGGTCGCCGAGGCCGCCGACGGCCGCCAGGCGGTCGAGGTGGTCCCGCAGATCCGTCCGGACGTGGTGCTGATGGACATGCGCATGCCGGTGATGTCCGGGCTGGAGGCGCTGCAGATGCTGTCCCGGCTGGGCCAGCTGCCCCCGACCATCATCCTGACCACCTTCGACGACGACCAGCTGGTGCTGGCCGGGCTCAAGGCCGGTGCCAAGGGCTACCTGCTCAAGGATGTCACCCTGGAACAGCTGGTGGGCGCGATCCGCACCGTGGCAGACGGCGGTTCGCTGGTGCAGCCGGCGGTGACCCAGCGGCTGCTGTCCGGGCTGGAGCACATGCGCAATGAATTCGTCAGCCTGGACCGGCCGGACCCGCTGACCGACCGCGAGACCGAGATCCTGCGGCTGATGGCCAGCGGTTTCTCCAACAAGGAGATCGCCAATTCACTGGGTGTGGCCGAGGGCACGATCAAGAACCACGTGTCCAACATCCTGTCCAAGCTGGGCGTCCGCGACCGCACCCGCGCGGTATTGAAGGCCTTCGAGCTGCAACTGGTCTGA
- a CDS encoding alpha/beta hydrolase, with translation MVALLWRGAALLLSTLAFAASAATPPQEVATRLLDHLQAGDGAAAVAMFTPEMAKAAPAPGLLALWQSFGEPRGRGAAEVISTSHRPDVVTQPLQFAAGTIAATVVVDDQGRIAGLFFKPAEPAAAPPVPADAAYAEVPLDVVTATGTLPGTLARPQGDGPVRAVVLVHGSGPQDRDETIGANRPFLDVARGLAAQGIAVLRYEKRSRVRPQDFTGNRYTVDDETTHDAVAAVATLAAQRGIDPRHVYVMGHSQGGMLAPRIAAQSGKVAGLILWAAPARSLLTLLPEQNRYLLGLDGQISADEHVFLDTLDRQIAAARSHADVAPADLPLRMPAHYWRTFEAIDPVADARASPLPMLLLQGGRDFQVVETDWQLWQRGLARQRQVSFKHYPPLNHLGIAGEGPGSLQEYSRPGHVLPALIDDVAAWIAAQP, from the coding sequence GTGGTCGCCCTGCTTTGGCGCGGTGCTGCACTGCTGTTGTCCACGCTGGCCTTTGCCGCCTCGGCCGCCACGCCACCCCAGGAGGTGGCTACCCGGCTGCTCGACCATCTGCAGGCCGGTGACGGTGCCGCCGCCGTGGCGATGTTCACCCCGGAAATGGCCAAGGCCGCCCCCGCGCCCGGCTTGCTGGCCCTGTGGCAATCGTTCGGCGAACCCCGTGGCCGCGGCGCAGCGGAGGTCATCTCCACAAGTCACCGCCCCGACGTGGTGACGCAACCGCTGCAGTTTGCCGCCGGCACCATTGCGGCCACCGTGGTGGTAGACGACCAGGGCCGTATCGCCGGGCTGTTTTTCAAGCCCGCCGAGCCTGCCGCCGCGCCACCGGTACCGGCCGATGCTGCCTACGCCGAAGTGCCGCTGGACGTGGTGACCGCCACGGGCACCCTGCCCGGCACGCTGGCCCGGCCGCAGGGCGACGGCCCCGTGCGCGCGGTGGTGCTGGTACACGGCTCCGGACCACAGGACCGGGATGAAACCATCGGTGCCAACCGCCCGTTCCTGGACGTGGCGCGCGGCCTGGCCGCCCAGGGCATCGCGGTACTGCGCTACGAAAAGCGCAGCCGCGTGCGGCCGCAGGATTTCACCGGCAACCGCTACACCGTGGACGATGAGACCACCCACGACGCCGTCGCCGCCGTAGCGACGCTGGCCGCCCAGCGCGGGATCGATCCGCGCCATGTCTACGTCATGGGGCACAGCCAGGGCGGGATGCTGGCGCCGCGCATCGCCGCGCAATCGGGCAAGGTGGCCGGGCTGATCCTGTGGGCGGCACCGGCCCGGTCGCTGCTGACCCTGCTGCCCGAACAGAACCGCTATCTGCTCGGGCTGGACGGCCAGATCAGCGCCGACGAACACGTCTTCCTGGACACGCTGGACCGCCAGATCGCCGCGGCCCGCAGTCATGCCGACGTGGCCCCGGCCGACCTGCCGCTGCGCATGCCGGCCCACTACTGGCGCACATTCGAGGCGATCGATCCGGTCGCCGATGCCCGGGCGTCGCCGCTGCCGATGCTGTTGCTGCAGGGCGGCCGTGACTTCCAGGTGGTGGAGACCGATTGGCAGCTGTGGCAGCGCGGCCTGGCCCGCCAGCGCCAGGTCAGCTTCAAGCACTACCCGCCGTTGAACCACCTCGGCATCGCCGGCGAAGGACCGGGGTCGCTGCAGGAGTACAGCCGGCCGGGCCACGTGCTGCCGGCGCTGATCGACGATGTCGCCGCGTGGATAGCGGCGCAGCCATGA
- a CDS encoding DUF4177 domain-containing protein, translating into MSKRWSYLTVEVKPSWTGVKSDELQTELNRHGQLGWELVNVLQTQPMGVAVLMFKKEV; encoded by the coding sequence ATGAGCAAGCGCTGGAGCTACCTGACTGTCGAAGTAAAGCCGTCGTGGACCGGGGTGAAGTCCGATGAGCTGCAGACCGAACTCAACCGCCACGGCCAACTCGGCTGGGAGCTGGTGAACGTGCTGCAGACCCAGCCGATGGGCGTGGCGGTGCTGATGTTCAAGAAGGAGGTCTGA
- a CDS encoding SPFH domain-containing protein has product MKEMPTRSLSGLPFLLGVLVLLGLSVWLFIAGARTVPVSPGLMFGGVALSIVAMLSLTGLYTVQPNQAVVLSLFGKYVGTVKDNGLRWNNPFFSKKKVSQRVRNFESGKLKVNELDGSPIEIAAVIVWQVVDASEAVYNVDDYESFVHIQSESALRAMATSYPYDQHEEGQLSLRSHAAEISQHLKDELAERLADAGVQVIDARISHLAYAPEIAQAMLQRQQANAVIAARTRIVAGAVGMVEMALAELQKNGVVQLDEERKAHMVSNLLVVLCSDRGTQPVVNAGSLY; this is encoded by the coding sequence ATGAAAGAGATGCCCACCCGTTCGCTGTCCGGCCTGCCGTTCCTGCTCGGGGTGCTGGTCCTGCTGGGGCTGTCCGTGTGGCTGTTCATCGCAGGCGCACGCACTGTTCCAGTGTCGCCCGGCCTGATGTTCGGCGGCGTCGCGCTGTCGATCGTGGCCATGCTCAGCCTGACCGGCCTGTACACGGTGCAGCCCAACCAGGCCGTGGTGCTGAGCCTGTTCGGCAAGTACGTGGGCACGGTCAAGGACAACGGCCTGCGCTGGAACAACCCGTTCTTCAGCAAGAAGAAGGTCAGCCAGCGCGTGCGCAACTTCGAAAGCGGCAAGCTCAAGGTCAACGAACTGGACGGCAGCCCGATCGAAATCGCCGCGGTGATCGTCTGGCAGGTAGTGGACGCCTCCGAGGCGGTCTACAACGTGGATGACTACGAGAGCTTCGTGCACATCCAGTCCGAATCGGCGCTGCGGGCGATGGCCACCAGCTACCCCTACGACCAGCATGAGGAAGGCCAGCTGTCGCTGCGCAGCCACGCCGCCGAGATTTCCCAGCACCTCAAGGACGAACTGGCCGAGCGCCTGGCCGATGCCGGTGTGCAGGTCATCGATGCGCGCATCAGCCACCTGGCCTACGCACCGGAAATCGCGCAGGCGATGTTGCAGCGCCAGCAGGCCAACGCGGTGATCGCCGCGCGCACGCGGATCGTCGCCGGCGCAGTGGGCATGGTGGAAATGGCGCTGGCCGAGCTGCAGAAGAACGGCGTGGTGCAGCTGGATGAAGAGCGCAAGGCGCACATGGTCAGCAACCTGCTGGTGGTGCTGTGCTCGGACCGCGGCACCCAGCCCGTGGTCAACGCCGGCTCGTTGTACTGA
- the purT gene encoding formate-dependent phosphoribosylglycinamide formyltransferase codes for MSTLGTPLSPSATRVLLLGSGELGKEVAIELQRLGVEVIAADRYADAPAMQVAHRSHVIDMLDAMALRALIALEQPHLVVPEIEAIHTETLVQLEQESGLRVIPTARAARLTMDREGIRRLAAETLGLPTSPYRFVDTEAEYRAAVAAIGLPCVVKPVMSSSGKGQSTLRSEADIAPAWEYAQTGGRAGAGRCIVEGFIDFEYEITLLTVRHAGGTSFCAPIGHWQKDGDYRESWQPQPMSPRALARAEEISQAITDDLGGWGLFGVELFVKGDEVWFSEVSPRPHDTGLVTLASQELSEFALHARAILGLPIPLIRQNGPSASCAMLAHGEGVPFFSNVAEALVQPDSALRLFGKPSVHGHRRVGVTLARGEDIDTARKIAREAAEAIGIELR; via the coding sequence ATGTCCACGCTCGGCACGCCGTTGTCTCCCTCCGCCACCCGCGTCCTGCTGCTGGGCTCCGGTGAACTGGGCAAGGAGGTCGCCATCGAGCTGCAGCGCCTGGGCGTGGAGGTGATTGCCGCCGACCGCTATGCCGATGCGCCGGCCATGCAGGTGGCGCACCGCTCGCACGTGATCGACATGCTGGACGCGATGGCGCTGCGCGCGCTGATCGCCCTGGAGCAGCCCCACCTGGTGGTGCCGGAGATCGAAGCCATCCACACCGAAACCCTGGTCCAGCTGGAGCAGGAAAGTGGCCTGCGGGTGATTCCGACCGCGCGCGCCGCCCGCCTCACGATGGACCGCGAAGGCATCCGCCGGCTGGCCGCTGAAACCCTGGGCCTGCCCACCTCGCCGTATCGGTTCGTGGATACCGAAGCGGAATACCGCGCGGCGGTGGCCGCGATTGGCCTGCCGTGTGTGGTCAAGCCGGTGATGTCGTCCTCGGGCAAGGGCCAGAGCACGCTGCGCAGCGAGGCCGACATCGCCCCGGCCTGGGAGTACGCGCAGACCGGCGGCCGTGCCGGTGCCGGGCGCTGCATCGTGGAAGGCTTCATCGACTTCGAGTACGAAATCACCCTGCTGACCGTGCGGCATGCGGGCGGGACGTCGTTCTGCGCACCGATCGGGCACTGGCAGAAGGACGGCGACTACCGCGAAAGCTGGCAGCCGCAGCCGATGTCGCCGCGTGCGCTGGCGCGTGCCGAGGAAATCTCGCAGGCGATCACCGATGATCTCGGCGGCTGGGGCCTGTTCGGCGTGGAGTTGTTCGTGAAGGGCGACGAGGTGTGGTTCAGCGAAGTGTCGCCGCGCCCGCATGACACCGGGCTGGTGACGCTGGCATCGCAGGAGCTGAGCGAATTTGCCCTGCATGCACGCGCGATCCTGGGCCTGCCGATCCCGCTGATCCGCCAGAATGGTCCGTCGGCCTCGTGCGCGATGCTGGCCCATGGCGAAGGCGTGCCGTTCTTCAGCAACGTGGCCGAAGCGCTGGTGCAGCCGGATTCGGCGCTGCGCCTGTTCGGCAAGCCGAGCGTGCATGGGCACCGCCGCGTGGGCGTGACCCTGGCGCGCGGCGAAGACATCGATACCGCGCGGAAGATCGCGCGCGAGGCGGCGGAAGCGATCGGGATCGAATTGCGGTGA
- a CDS encoding SRPBCC family protein — protein sequence MTRIIEFLIALGIVAGLFVIIGVCLPGERHISESIETNRKMTIVFDTVNSLRRFKDWNPLVLRDPAVELKLSGPAAGVGARLDYSSKESSLGQGSWEITESEKNKLVSIAIEDPTKGHDKKTSFTLEPTGKGGRNVKITQDYSIKYGFNLFGRYAGLYVSRHVGDDLKLGLSRMANMLATVPNIDYRTAEAPLTDLAIVDVPVEDLLVVTAGNVDRGQETITKSIKDNQEWIKRVMEANDLEAAGPFRIITTDFGAEKYAFDVAQPVKKKGTQGAAADALTVKIDAGAPVKYVHVAPHRSAHAAYTGHMAGLDIARNALRAWSVTNGNEVIDRPYESWKDGVDKSFTPEGTYDIYWAVK from the coding sequence ATGACCCGTATTATCGAGTTCCTGATCGCCTTGGGGATCGTGGCTGGCCTGTTCGTCATCATTGGCGTATGTCTGCCGGGCGAGCGCCATATTTCCGAAAGCATCGAGACCAACCGCAAGATGACGATCGTGTTCGACACGGTCAACAGCCTGCGCCGCTTCAAGGACTGGAACCCGCTCGTACTGCGCGATCCCGCCGTTGAACTGAAGCTCTCCGGCCCTGCTGCCGGCGTTGGCGCACGTCTGGATTATTCTTCCAAGGAAAGCTCGTTGGGCCAGGGCAGCTGGGAGATCACCGAGTCGGAGAAGAACAAGCTGGTGTCCATCGCCATCGAGGACCCGACCAAGGGCCACGACAAGAAGACCAGCTTCACCCTGGAGCCGACCGGCAAGGGTGGCCGCAACGTCAAGATCACCCAGGACTACAGCATCAAGTACGGCTTCAACCTGTTTGGCCGTTATGCGGGTCTGTATGTCAGCCGTCACGTCGGTGACGACCTGAAGCTGGGTCTGTCGCGCATGGCCAACATGCTGGCCACCGTGCCCAACATCGACTACCGCACCGCCGAAGCCCCGCTGACCGATCTGGCCATCGTGGACGTCCCGGTTGAAGACCTGCTGGTGGTCACCGCCGGCAACGTCGATCGCGGCCAGGAGACCATCACCAAGTCCATCAAGGACAACCAGGAGTGGATCAAGCGCGTGATGGAGGCCAATGACCTCGAAGCCGCCGGTCCGTTCCGCATCATCACCACCGATTTCGGCGCCGAGAAGTACGCCTTCGACGTGGCCCAGCCGGTCAAGAAGAAGGGCACCCAGGGTGCTGCTGCTGATGCCCTGACCGTCAAGATCGACGCCGGTGCCCCGGTGAAGTACGTGCACGTCGCTCCGCACCGTTCGGCCCACGCGGCCTACACCGGCCACATGGCTGGCCTGGACATCGCCCGCAACGCCCTGCGTGCGTGGTCGGTGACCAACGGCAACGAAGTGATCGACCGTCCGTACGAGTCCTGGAAGGACGGCGTGGACAAGTCGTTCACGCCGGAAGGCACGTACGACATCTACTGGGCCGTCAAGTAA
- the minC gene encoding septum site-determining protein MinC translates to MDFEQAGELKIGQVGIANLRIRTLDVERLTREMHDRVARAPKLFGRAAVILDFGGLSQIPDVATAKALLDGLRSAGVLPVALAYGTTETELLSQQLGLPLLAKFRAQYERAELDAVPVAPPPPAPAPAPEPARRARAATPAAVPATPAKAPQPGRMQTSNVRSGQQLYAENCDLTVMATVGAGAEVIADGSIHIYGTLRGRALAGAQGNTTARIFCREFHAELVAIAGHYKVLDDVPDTLRGKAVQVWLEQDQIKIAALD, encoded by the coding sequence ATGGATTTTGAACAGGCCGGTGAACTGAAGATCGGCCAGGTGGGGATTGCCAACCTGCGCATCCGCACCCTGGATGTGGAACGCCTCACCCGCGAAATGCACGACCGCGTGGCGCGTGCGCCGAAGCTGTTCGGGCGCGCCGCGGTGATCCTGGATTTCGGCGGGCTCAGCCAGATCCCGGACGTGGCCACGGCCAAGGCACTGCTGGATGGGCTGCGCAGCGCCGGCGTGCTGCCGGTGGCGCTGGCCTACGGCACCACCGAGACCGAGCTGCTCTCGCAGCAGCTGGGGCTGCCGTTGCTGGCCAAGTTCCGCGCGCAGTACGAACGCGCCGAGCTGGACGCGGTCCCGGTCGCCCCGCCGCCGCCCGCGCCTGCGCCTGCGCCGGAACCGGCACGGCGTGCACGCGCGGCCACGCCGGCCGCCGTACCTGCCACCCCGGCCAAGGCACCGCAGCCGGGCCGCATGCAGACCAGCAACGTGCGCTCGGGCCAGCAGCTGTACGCAGAGAACTGCGACCTGACGGTGATGGCCACGGTGGGTGCCGGGGCCGAGGTGATCGCCGATGGCAGCATCCATATCTACGGTACGCTGCGGGGCCGCGCCCTGGCCGGTGCCCAAGGCAACACCACGGCACGTATCTTCTGCCGTGAATTCCATGCTGAACTGGTCGCCATTGCCGGCCATTACAAGGTACTGGACGATGTTCCGGACACGCTGCGCGGCAAGGCCGTGCAGGTGTGGCTGGAGCAGGACCAGATCAAGATCGCGGCGCTGGACTGA
- a CDS encoding M15 family metallopeptidase: protein MRRAPALLINTADIELWPGGLLRARSNADARALAQARWVLRRKRDGRYLAVATAHGVLPLVPRLMREDGIEAALDALDQQALAPARRAAADSTLLPLSGLQQRLAQLEIDADGYEAATGLALEAEPAQLHLAGFDRYRRPLWLRRSAARGWQRLRLAAAAEGVALDAISGYRSHAYQLGIFERKRARGLAVADILQVNAAPGYSEHHSGFALDIGTPDEPPAEESFEHTAAFAWLQDNAGRFGFQLSYPRDNPHGIVYEPWHWCWRA from the coding sequence ATGCGCCGCGCCCCTGCCCTGCTGATCAACACCGCCGACATCGAACTGTGGCCCGGCGGCCTGCTGCGTGCACGCAGCAACGCCGACGCGCGCGCGCTGGCCCAGGCGCGCTGGGTATTGCGGCGCAAGCGCGATGGCCGCTATCTCGCTGTTGCCACCGCACACGGCGTGCTGCCCCTGGTGCCGCGCCTGATGCGTGAGGACGGCATTGAAGCCGCGCTCGACGCGCTGGACCAGCAGGCGCTGGCCCCTGCCCGTCGCGCGGCGGCCGACAGCACGCTGCTGCCACTGAGCGGCCTGCAGCAGCGGCTGGCGCAGCTGGAGATCGATGCAGACGGCTATGAAGCCGCTACCGGGCTGGCGCTGGAGGCCGAGCCGGCGCAGCTGCACCTGGCTGGGTTCGATCGCTATCGGCGGCCGCTGTGGTTGCGCCGATCTGCCGCACGCGGCTGGCAGCGGCTGCGGTTGGCGGCCGCCGCCGAGGGCGTCGCGCTGGATGCGATCTCCGGTTACCGCAGCCATGCCTATCAGCTGGGCATTTTCGAGCGCAAGCGCGCGCGCGGGCTGGCCGTGGCCGACATCCTGCAGGTCAATGCCGCCCCCGGCTACAGCGAACACCACAGCGGTTTCGCGCTGGATATCGGCACCCCCGACGAACCGCCGGCCGAAGAGAGTTTCGAACACACCGCCGCGTTTGCGTGGCTGCAGGACAACGCGGGGCGGTTCGGCTTCCAGCTGAGCTACCCGCGCGACAACCCGCACGGCATCGTTTACGAGCCTTGGCATTGGTGCTGGCGTGCTTGA
- a CDS encoding DUF423 domain-containing protein: protein MLNLERRARKPSLLACFGGLLAATAVGLSAYASHGIADPLAQSHVTTAALYAFGHGVALAVLGPTQQNSLGKLALYVLLIGTLLFSGSLVAGALWKLSTQLAPVGGTALMLGWLAYGLNALRR, encoded by the coding sequence ATGCTCAACCTGGAACGACGCGCACGCAAACCCTCCCTGCTGGCCTGCTTCGGCGGCCTGCTGGCCGCCACCGCCGTGGGCCTGTCGGCCTACGCCTCGCATGGCATCGCCGACCCGTTGGCACAGTCGCACGTGACCACCGCCGCGCTGTACGCGTTCGGCCACGGGGTGGCCCTGGCGGTGCTCGGGCCCACCCAGCAGAACAGCCTGGGCAAGCTGGCGCTGTATGTGCTGCTGATCGGCACGCTGCTGTTCTCCGGCAGTCTGGTGGCCGGGGCGTTGTGGAAGCTCAGTACGCAGTTGGCGCCGGTCGGCGGCACCGCACTGATGCTGGGCTGGCTGGCGTACGGCCTGAACGCGCTGCGCCGCTGA
- a CDS encoding PH domain-containing protein has translation MSVARATDTAFAVAPAPIWRLLWLWVPMVAVAALIVATTLQSAQRTPHELGLTLPFLAVLTAVLSAAFFRRRIHLQGRELEVVSTFYRKRVAVDALQLDQARVVDLAEHGSLKPVVKTNGYGMPGFLSGHYRMRDRRKAFCLLTDASRVLYLPLRDGSVLVISPEKPRDLLAALQALAAPGRTH, from the coding sequence ATGAGTGTGGCGCGCGCGACTGACACCGCCTTTGCCGTGGCTCCGGCCCCGATCTGGCGCCTGCTGTGGCTGTGGGTGCCCATGGTGGCCGTGGCGGCGCTGATCGTGGCCACCACGTTGCAGTCGGCCCAGCGCACCCCGCACGAACTGGGCCTGACGCTGCCGTTCCTGGCGGTGCTCACCGCGGTGCTGAGCGCGGCGTTCTTCCGCCGCCGCATCCACCTGCAGGGTCGCGAACTGGAGGTGGTGTCCACGTTCTATCGCAAACGGGTGGCGGTGGACGCCCTGCAGCTGGACCAGGCGCGGGTGGTGGACCTGGCCGAGCATGGCAGCCTCAAGCCGGTGGTGAAGACCAACGGCTACGGCATGCCCGGCTTCCTGTCCGGGCACTACCGCATGCGTGACCGGCGCAAGGCGTTCTGCCTGCTCACCGACGCCAGCCGCGTGCTGTATCTGCCGCTGCGCGATGGCAGCGTGCTGGTGATCAGCCCGGAAAAGCCCCGCGACCTGTTGGCGGCCCTGCAGGCGCTGGCCGCGCCTGGGCGCACGCACTAA